A segment of the Streptomyces sp. L2 genome:
ACGTTCTGTTTGCTCGGTCCGCGGGCCTACCCGTCGAGCCCGCGTTGTCATGCGTCACCGACAGATGCTGGCCCTGCATGGCCTCAAAGGACTGTGATGGCGACGCGCTGAGGAGCCGTTCCTTTGCACTCTCCAGCCGGGGAGCGGCTCCGCTGACGCTTTGGCCCGTGCCCCGCGTCGATTTCGTTGGCTTACTTCGGGCGGTCTGAAGGTTGTTCTGATGGGGTCTGATGCAGGTACGGGTGACAGGTTCGGTCACGCGGCCTGGAGGGCCGGCCTGGTCATGACGGTCTCGAATTCGATGGAGGTCAGCCGGCCGAGGGCGGCTTGTCTGCGGCGGCGGTGGTAGGTCCACTCGATCCAGGACACGATCGCGATCCGGAGTTCCTCGCGGGTGGCCCAGACGCGGCGGTCGAAAACGTTCTTCTGCAGCAGGCTGAAGAAGGACTCCATGAGCCCTTTCCAACCTGTCGACCAGGAGGGGCGGTTGGGCTGACAGGTGGGTGAAGCCCCTGGTGGATGGGTTTTCGACCAAGAAATCCGTCTCCACCAGAGGCTTCGTGTGCTTGTCTACCCGTCGGGCGTCGACGTGTCCAGTTCCGCCCTGTGCTTCCTGTCCGCCAAGCTCCGTCAGCGCCGCCGGGAACTCGGTACCCGCTGGCGGCGCCTGACTGCCGGCCGGCAGGCGCTGCTCACTCTCGCCCATCTCCGCAACGGCCACCCCTATGCCCAGCTCGCGGCCGGGTTCGGCATAGGGACGACGACGGCATACCGGTACATCACCGAGGCCGTCGAGTTCGTGGCCGCTCTCGCGCCGACTCTCGGGGAGGCGGTCCGGGCCGCATCGTCGAAGACGTTCGTGCTGCTGGACGGCACCCTGCTGCCAATCGCCCGGATCGCCGCGGACCGGCCCTACTACTCAGGGAAGCACAAGCGGCATGGGATGAACGTGCAGGTCCTCGCCGATCCCTTCGGCCGGCTGCTGTGGGCCTCACCGGTCCTGCCCGGTGCCGTCCACGACGTCCGCGCGGCCCGCGAACACGGCATCGTCGACGCCCTCGCCGAGGCCGACATGATGTGCTGGGCCGACAAGGGCTACCGAGGCGCCG
Coding sequences within it:
- a CDS encoding transposase family protein, which gives rise to MLVYPSGVDVSSSALCFLSAKLRQRRRELGTRWRRLTAGRQALLTLAHLRNGHPYAQLAAGFGIGTTTAYRYITEAVEFVAALAPTLGEAVRAASSKTFVLLDGTLLPIARIAADRPYYSGKHKRHGMNVQVLADPFGRLLWASPVLPGAVHDVRAAREHGIVDALAEADMMCWADKGYRGA